Proteins co-encoded in one Gracilimonas sediminicola genomic window:
- the lnt gene encoding apolipoprotein N-acyltransferase — MNVKQWLENKWVLSVIAGILLGVSFPPINLSFLSFPAFILLFYLSDKCDSYKQLAYYSYAGFVVWNLIGTYWLMMASLGAGIAAILANSVLMTIPLCLAKFFTQKSESPILIAFLQAAAWVSYEFLHHQWDLSWTWLSIGNAWSNFIGVIQYISLTGHLGITFWVVLSSALAYQVFKRKQKKLAYVAIGIFLIFPVWSFLLFESEAKSVDSDQTHVAIIQPNHDSYQSYGGMSGLREVVDSLFTLTERTITPHTELIIWPENAIDGFIFSDSRTALRIADSARAWNKNFIVGTGLYKTYPEDTEVLHRGTLRTGEPYNVFNAALFVDAKGVISDYEKGNLVPIVERIPFVETLSALDVFGWVNWGEIAGFGKGTRPDMIETESFSSPGLVCYDSVYPSWIRLFVQKNASFLTIITNDGWWGDTSGHHQHFAYARLRAIEFDRWIARSANNGISGIIAPNGAIIQKTDYWVRTGFTGTVENLTTQTFFTRFGNWLSVLCLMATFFGWGYFTFTSRKKE; from the coding sequence ATGAATGTGAAACAGTGGCTGGAAAATAAGTGGGTGCTTTCGGTAATCGCAGGAATCTTATTGGGGGTCAGCTTCCCTCCCATTAATCTCTCCTTTTTAAGCTTCCCGGCATTTATCCTGCTGTTTTATTTGTCCGATAAATGCGATTCCTACAAGCAGCTGGCTTATTACAGCTATGCCGGCTTTGTGGTCTGGAACCTGATTGGCACCTATTGGCTGATGATGGCCAGCCTCGGCGCCGGTATTGCCGCCATCTTAGCCAACAGTGTGCTTATGACGATCCCACTTTGCCTGGCTAAGTTCTTCACTCAAAAATCTGAATCCCCCATACTGATCGCTTTTCTACAGGCAGCGGCCTGGGTCAGTTATGAGTTTCTGCATCACCAGTGGGATTTATCCTGGACCTGGCTTTCTATCGGAAATGCGTGGTCCAACTTTATTGGGGTAATTCAATATATTTCCCTCACCGGACATCTGGGCATTACCTTTTGGGTGGTTTTGAGTTCAGCCCTGGCTTATCAGGTATTCAAGAGAAAGCAGAAGAAGTTAGCGTATGTAGCAATCGGGATTTTCCTGATTTTCCCTGTATGGTCGTTTCTACTGTTTGAAAGTGAAGCCAAATCCGTTGATTCTGATCAAACGCATGTAGCTATCATCCAGCCCAATCATGATTCTTATCAAAGCTATGGGGGAATGAGTGGATTAAGAGAGGTAGTTGACAGCCTGTTCACCCTCACCGAGCGGACCATAACTCCCCATACGGAGCTCATAATCTGGCCCGAAAATGCCATCGACGGATTTATCTTTTCCGACTCTCGCACAGCCTTACGCATTGCCGACTCTGCCAGAGCCTGGAACAAAAATTTCATAGTTGGAACCGGGCTTTATAAAACTTACCCGGAAGACACAGAAGTTTTGCACCGGGGAACGCTGCGAACCGGCGAGCCCTACAATGTTTTCAATGCCGCTCTTTTTGTAGATGCAAAGGGTGTCATCTCTGACTATGAGAAGGGCAACTTAGTACCCATTGTAGAACGAATTCCTTTTGTTGAAACCCTGAGTGCACTGGATGTCTTCGGCTGGGTTAACTGGGGTGAAATAGCCGGCTTCGGGAAAGGCACCCGGCCGGATATGATTGAAACGGAAAGTTTCAGCTCACCCGGACTGGTCTGTTATGATTCGGTATATCCATCCTGGATTCGGCTTTTTGTACAGAAAAATGCCTCTTTTCTCACCATCATCACCAACGATGGATGGTGGGGCGATACCAGCGGACATCATCAACATTTTGCTTATGCGCGGCTCAGAGCTATCGAGTTTGACCGCTGGATTGCGCGAAGTGCCAATAACGGGATTTCAGGTATTATTGCTCCCAATGGAGCTATTATCCAAAAAACAGACTATTGGGTACGTACCGGGTTTACAGGA
- the rsmI gene encoding 16S rRNA (cytidine(1402)-2'-O)-methyltransferase: MSTLYIVATPIGNLQDFSPRAVEVLQSVDYIACEDTRTSGHLLQRFQIDKPTFSFHQHNEHRKVGHLMNILDAQQDVALISDAGMPGISDPGFLAVRAAQNGNHTVSVIPGPDAATTAVVASGLPCDRYIFEGFLPHKKGRQKRLGQLAEEELTIIIYESPNRLLKLLGELEEHFEPDRLAAVARELTKKFEEVVRGTISELKTEFESRDSIKGEIVVIVSGKGYSE, encoded by the coding sequence GTGTCCACACTCTACATCGTAGCTACACCAATTGGAAACTTGCAGGATTTTTCACCGCGGGCGGTTGAGGTACTGCAGTCGGTTGATTACATCGCCTGTGAAGACACCCGTACTTCCGGTCACCTGTTACAGCGGTTCCAGATCGACAAGCCCACGTTTTCATTCCATCAGCATAATGAACACCGTAAAGTCGGTCACCTGATGAACATCCTGGATGCACAACAGGATGTAGCCTTAATCAGCGATGCCGGCATGCCGGGAATATCGGATCCGGGTTTTCTGGCTGTGAGAGCGGCTCAAAATGGTAATCACACCGTAAGTGTGATTCCGGGTCCGGATGCAGCTACCACAGCCGTTGTAGCCAGCGGGTTGCCCTGCGACCGATATATCTTCGAGGGATTTCTTCCCCATAAAAAAGGCCGGCAGAAACGATTGGGACAACTGGCAGAGGAAGAACTCACCATTATCATTTATGAAAGCCCTAACCGCCTGCTCAAGCTGCTGGGTGAACTGGAAGAACACTTTGAACCCGACCGACTGGCTGCGGTAGCCCGCGAACTCACCAAAAAATTTGAAGAAGTGGTGCGGGGCACAATAAGTGAGCTCAAAACAGAGTTTGAAAGTCGTGATTCGATTAAAGGTGAAATCGTAGTAATTGTATCAGGTAAAGGATATTCGGAATGA
- a CDS encoding VOC family protein, which yields MNFQPSGLNHITIRVNRIDASKEFYGDILGLELVKTMGQSMAVYRIGKEDTLVIVEAETSYDPTSRDFRVDHFGFYVDEPEQVDELAKYFREQEVTIMSGPANRKKGRFLFVADPDGNMIEYFYEEKE from the coding sequence ATGAATTTTCAACCATCCGGATTAAACCACATCACTATAAGAGTAAACAGAATTGATGCCTCCAAAGAATTTTATGGTGACATTCTGGGCCTTGAACTCGTGAAAACCATGGGGCAGAGCATGGCCGTGTATAGAATCGGAAAAGAAGACACGCTGGTGATTGTGGAAGCGGAAACAAGTTATGACCCGACCTCACGGGACTTTCGGGTAGATCACTTCGGCTTTTATGTGGATGAACCTGAGCAGGTGGATGAACTTGCCAAATACTTTCGCGAACAAGAGGTTACTATCATGAGTGGCCCGGCAAATCGTAAAAAAGGCCGGTTTCTATTTGTGGCCGATCCCGATGGGAATATGATCGAATACTTTTATGAAGAGAAAGAATGA
- a CDS encoding DUF2490 domain-containing protein yields MDFMKCKALLAVAILYPVCAFSQQADLIWNPELSYSWKSSDRLGFNTKLSVFNSIRDFDNEAAIRYIEPQFTFSYGLSAGTKIGGGYYYRLSTPMVDGYQYEHRFLQQVGFISYLGDRRLAHRLRLEQRVRSSSYQNRLRYRLSYDFPLEGEKLDPGEKYLIVKDEMMTAFNKDEADAENRASVGLGWYFNSKQKFEVGLQYRTQDVFSDGGISHLFLVSTSYYLNR; encoded by the coding sequence ATGGACTTTATGAAATGTAAGGCGCTGCTGGCAGTTGCTATCCTCTACCCTGTGTGTGCCTTTTCGCAGCAAGCGGACCTCATCTGGAACCCGGAACTATCTTATTCCTGGAAGTCTTCTGACCGGCTGGGCTTCAACACCAAGCTTTCGGTCTTCAACTCCATCAGGGATTTCGACAACGAAGCCGCCATCCGATATATCGAGCCTCAGTTTACTTTTTCCTACGGACTTTCAGCCGGCACTAAAATCGGCGGTGGTTACTATTACCGGCTCTCCACTCCTATGGTTGATGGCTACCAATACGAGCACCGGTTTCTGCAGCAGGTAGGTTTTATTTCTTATTTAGGAGATCGGCGACTTGCTCACCGATTGCGACTGGAACAGCGCGTTCGGTCCAGCTCCTACCAAAACAGGCTGCGTTATCGGTTGAGTTATGACTTCCCGCTGGAGGGTGAAAAGCTGGATCCCGGCGAAAAGTACCTGATTGTGAAAGATGAAATGATGACTGCCTTCAATAAAGATGAAGCCGATGCCGAAAACCGTGCTTCCGTTGGTTTGGGATGGTACTTCAATTCAAAACAAAAATTTGAAGTGGGTCTTCAGTATCGCACGCAGGATGTTTTCAGTGATGGCGGAATCAGCCACCTTTTCCTTGTAAGTACATCCTATTACCTGAATCGGTAG
- a CDS encoding alpha/beta hydrolase gives MRNVFISEKASFNLDVPYKLIETGDSGKKPLIVYLHGYNQNIEYFEKKTAPLLELEAFHLFIQAPYPIYDTSRKLKVSQWGRAWYLYDGSQQQFLQSMENASRFILEIIEDVKEKIEISRICLFGYSMGGYLGGYFALSRWKHVNDLIVIGGRIKTEAFDGKREQARHIRILALHGKDDDSVYPEPQQECVELLKSEGFNAEFKLVEAGHKLEPIFIVESKDWLKESGYVESS, from the coding sequence ATGCGTAATGTTTTTATTTCCGAAAAAGCCTCATTTAACCTCGACGTTCCCTACAAGCTGATTGAAACGGGAGATAGTGGAAAGAAACCGCTCATAGTATATTTGCACGGCTACAATCAAAACATAGAATATTTTGAAAAGAAAACTGCCCCGTTGTTAGAACTTGAAGCTTTTCATTTATTTATTCAGGCTCCATATCCTATTTATGACACCTCCCGAAAGCTTAAAGTATCGCAATGGGGAAGAGCGTGGTATTTGTATGACGGTTCCCAGCAGCAGTTCTTACAATCGATGGAAAATGCCTCTCGTTTCATTCTGGAAATTATTGAGGATGTGAAAGAAAAGATTGAAATCAGCCGTATATGTCTGTTCGGCTACTCGATGGGTGGTTACCTGGGTGGATATTTTGCACTGTCGCGCTGGAAGCATGTAAACGATTTAATTGTGATTGGCGGACGCATTAAAACGGAAGCCTTTGATGGGAAAAGGGAACAGGCCCGTCACATACGGATATTAGCACTGCACGGAAAAGACGATGACAGTGTATATCCGGAACCACAGCAGGAGTGCGTGGAACTGTTGAAAAGTGAAGGGTTTAACGCTGAGTTTAAATTAGTGGAAGCAGGACATAAACTGGAGCCAATTTTTATAGTAGAATCGAAAGACTGGCTGAAGGAATCAGGTTACGTTGAATCAAGTTGA
- a CDS encoding response regulator transcription factor translates to MNILVIEDDPSVRTLVKAVLEHNGNSVSTADNATDGEANAVGNDFDMIILDLGLPDGDGYEVCKNIRDKNVTTPVLILSGEQETDVKVKCLKVGADDYLTKPFNTEELIARMDAIKRRTESGGEQQLTCGELKVDLLKREFSIKSEKVQLTNNEFNLLVYFLKNRNRIITQEELAEKVWDIHFDTQTNYINVYISYLRKKIREHSEVDYIETIRKKGFVFRCE, encoded by the coding sequence ATGAATATATTAGTAATCGAAGATGATCCATCTGTCCGAACGCTTGTAAAGGCTGTTCTGGAGCACAACGGAAACTCCGTATCCACCGCTGATAATGCGACTGATGGTGAAGCCAATGCTGTAGGTAATGATTTTGATATGATCATACTCGATTTGGGTTTACCGGATGGGGATGGCTACGAGGTATGTAAAAATATTCGCGACAAGAATGTCACCACACCCGTTCTGATCCTCTCCGGCGAGCAGGAAACAGATGTAAAGGTGAAGTGTTTAAAGGTGGGGGCAGATGACTACCTGACCAAACCCTTTAACACCGAAGAATTGATAGCCCGAATGGATGCCATTAAACGGCGTACAGAATCGGGAGGGGAGCAGCAGCTTACCTGTGGCGAACTTAAGGTGGATTTACTTAAGCGGGAGTTCTCCATTAAAAGTGAAAAAGTGCAGCTCACTAATAATGAATTTAATCTGCTGGTTTACTTCCTTAAAAACCGAAATCGCATTATTACACAGGAAGAACTGGCGGAAAAAGTATGGGATATTCACTTTGATACACAGACCAACTATATCAATGTGTACATCAGTTACCTGAGAAAGAAAATCCGCGAACATTCTGAGGTGGACTATATTGAAACCATTCGCAAAAAAGGATTTGTATTCCGTTGCGAATAA
- a CDS encoding TrmH family RNA methyltransferase, which translates to MDASTRQAITEHLKEFATEARWQKIQEVVQQRTRHICVVVEDIYQPHNASAVLRSCDGFGIQDVHIIEHSNTFDASTQVTIGADQWLTLHRYREKRKDNTELCFNRLKEQGFKVIATSPHENDTNLNDLPLDQKTALVFGTELDGISERAKEMADGFVKIPMTGFSESFNISVSAAVCLYNVTRRLRASEINWKLSDNELEELKYQWLKKSIKAGEQIEKAFLQEKGLSL; encoded by the coding sequence ATGGATGCATCTACAAGGCAGGCAATCACCGAACACCTGAAGGAATTTGCCACTGAGGCACGGTGGCAAAAGATTCAAGAAGTTGTACAGCAACGCACCCGGCATATTTGTGTGGTGGTTGAAGATATTTACCAGCCTCATAATGCCAGTGCGGTATTGCGGAGCTGTGACGGATTTGGCATTCAGGATGTGCATATCATTGAACACTCCAACACTTTCGATGCTTCCACGCAGGTTACCATAGGCGCCGATCAGTGGCTGACTTTGCACCGGTACAGGGAAAAGCGAAAGGATAACACCGAGCTTTGTTTTAACAGGCTAAAGGAGCAGGGGTTTAAAGTGATAGCAACCTCGCCGCATGAAAATGATACCAACCTGAACGATTTACCTCTTGATCAGAAAACAGCGCTCGTTTTTGGAACCGAACTTGACGGAATTAGTGAGCGGGCTAAAGAAATGGCAGATGGTTTTGTCAAAATTCCCATGACCGGCTTCAGCGAAAGCTTTAATATTTCTGTGAGCGCAGCGGTTTGCCTGTATAACGTAACCCGGCGACTCAGAGCCTCAGAAATAAACTGGAAGCTCTCCGATAACGAACTTGAAGAGTTAAAATATCAGTGGCTAAAAAAATCCATTAAAGCCGGCGAACAAATCGAAAAAGCTTTCCTGCAAGAAAAAGGGCTGTCTCTTTAA
- a CDS encoding M28 family metallopeptidase, whose amino-acid sequence MKYILPILLSVFLLSPDFMKAQSVLTNQHKEHAQQLIQKAMGSDVAWERLTYMADTFGPRFSGSENLENSIDWIVETMEEDGFDKVWTQPVMVPHWVRGEESATLLSPRKKDLPMLSLGGSVATPEGGISAEVIVVKSFDELEKVKDQVEGKIVLYNAEFTSYGRTVQYRVNGAIEAARHGAVASIIRSVGPYSMQTPHTGTMYYDDEVKKIPHAAITIEDAMLIQRLYDRGEKIEINLNIQARTLPDTESRNVIAEIKGTEFPEEIIVMGGHIDSWDVGQGVMDDGGGCIAAWEAVRLMNELGIKPKRTIRVVLWTNEENGLRGAEEYHRWVKEEEKSLENHVLAIESDAGVFDPIGFGFSGSERAYDILSEIGTTLQPIESGQVTKGGGGADIGPLMRDGVPGMGLVVDGSRYFWYHHTGADTMDKLNKEDFNECVATMAVFAYAVADIEERLPR is encoded by the coding sequence ATGAAATACATCCTACCCATTCTCCTCTCTGTATTCCTCCTTTCTCCAGACTTTATGAAGGCACAATCGGTGCTCACCAATCAGCACAAAGAACATGCTCAACAGCTTATTCAAAAAGCGATGGGCAGTGATGTAGCCTGGGAACGCCTCACCTACATGGCCGATACTTTTGGACCTCGATTCAGTGGTTCTGAAAATCTGGAAAATTCTATCGACTGGATTGTGGAAACCATGGAAGAAGACGGCTTTGATAAAGTGTGGACCCAGCCGGTGATGGTTCCTCATTGGGTACGCGGCGAGGAGTCGGCCACCTTGCTCTCACCCCGAAAAAAGGATTTACCTATGCTCAGCCTTGGGGGCAGTGTCGCCACTCCGGAGGGCGGAATATCAGCCGAAGTAATTGTGGTTAAAAGTTTTGACGAACTGGAGAAGGTTAAAGATCAGGTAGAAGGAAAGATTGTTCTGTATAACGCTGAATTTACGTCCTACGGCCGTACCGTACAATATCGGGTAAACGGTGCCATCGAGGCAGCAAGGCATGGCGCAGTGGCAAGTATCATTCGATCGGTCGGCCCTTATTCTATGCAAACTCCGCATACCGGAACCATGTATTATGACGATGAAGTGAAGAAGATTCCCCATGCAGCCATCACCATAGAAGATGCCATGTTGATACAACGATTATATGACCGGGGCGAGAAGATTGAGATCAACCTGAACATTCAGGCCCGGACACTGCCGGATACTGAATCCCGAAATGTGATCGCCGAGATAAAAGGAACCGAATTCCCGGAAGAAATTATAGTGATGGGAGGACATATTGATTCCTGGGATGTGGGTCAGGGCGTGATGGACGATGGCGGAGGTTGTATTGCTGCATGGGAAGCCGTTCGATTAATGAATGAATTGGGCATCAAACCCAAACGAACCATTCGGGTAGTACTATGGACCAATGAGGAGAACGGACTGCGCGGTGCGGAAGAGTATCACCGTTGGGTAAAAGAGGAAGAGAAATCTCTGGAAAACCATGTACTGGCTATTGAATCTGATGCCGGGGTTTTTGACCCCATCGGGTTTGGGTTTTCTGGAAGTGAACGCGCTTATGATATTCTGTCTGAAATCGGCACTACCCTGCAGCCTATCGAATCAGGACAGGTTACCAAAGGCGGAGGCGGAGCAGATATTGGTCCGTTGATGCGAGATGGTGTACCCGGAATGGGTTTGGTTGTGGATGGCTCCCGCTACTTCTGGTACCACCACACAGGCGCCGATACCATGGACAAGCTGAACAAGGAAGACTTCAATGAGTGCGTGGCTACCATGGCTGTATTTGCCTATGCCGTGGCAGATATTGAAGAAAGGCTGCCCCGGTAA
- a CDS encoding M23 family metallopeptidase — protein sequence MSIKNHYYYDETNCEFVPIEYNRLEQVVYNLSIWILSGVVLTGIGIILLSTYIGTPAELALKAENEALYEQLESTKDALVDLDEQITAIAEKDNEMYRSVLGMDQISYEERQAGVGGSDPYNEFDVYNESTSELLKWTASKVDNLERRIGIQKLSFEEIKSQYNVNKEKMSHIPAIKPTSGILLSGYGVRYHPILKYNRRHNGLDFRADIGDPVFTTGNGKIRFAGRKGTLGLVVIVDHGFGFETLYAHLSGLAKGIKNGSEVERGEQIGMAGDSGLSEGPHLHYEVHFKGEPVDPIYYLFADTSPEEYAMFKEISETNKNSLD from the coding sequence ATGTCAATAAAAAATCACTATTACTACGACGAAACGAATTGCGAATTTGTGCCTATTGAGTACAATCGCCTCGAACAGGTTGTTTATAACCTTTCTATTTGGATCTTGTCCGGTGTGGTGTTAACCGGCATCGGTATTATCCTCCTCTCTACCTATATCGGAACCCCGGCTGAACTCGCACTTAAAGCCGAAAATGAAGCCCTCTACGAACAGCTGGAAAGCACCAAAGATGCGCTTGTGGATTTGGATGAACAAATCACGGCTATAGCTGAAAAGGATAATGAGATGTACCGCTCTGTACTGGGGATGGATCAAATTTCCTACGAAGAACGACAGGCCGGTGTAGGTGGTTCTGATCCTTATAACGAATTTGACGTATATAATGAATCCACTTCGGAATTATTGAAATGGACAGCCTCCAAAGTAGATAACCTCGAGCGGCGTATTGGCATTCAGAAATTGAGCTTTGAAGAAATTAAAAGCCAGTACAACGTGAATAAAGAGAAGATGAGCCATATCCCGGCTATCAAACCCACCTCTGGTATTCTATTGAGTGGTTATGGCGTTCGCTACCACCCGATCCTGAAATACAACCGCCGGCACAATGGATTGGACTTCCGGGCAGATATCGGAGATCCCGTATTTACAACCGGAAACGGTAAAATCCGATTTGCAGGACGTAAAGGAACCCTTGGCCTTGTAGTAATTGTAGATCATGGCTTTGGCTTCGAAACGTTATACGCACACCTTTCCGGCTTGGCTAAAGGCATTAAGAACGGAAGTGAAGTAGAGCGTGGCGAGCAAATCGGCATGGCCGGAGATTCCGGACTTTCTGAAGGACCTCACCTTCATTACGAAGTTCATTTCAAAGGCGAGCCGGTAGATCCGATCTACTATCTCTTCGCTGATACTTCCCCGGAAGAATATGCGATGTTTAAAGAGATATCAGAGACGAATAAAAACTCTCTCGACTAA
- the hprK gene encoding HPr(Ser) kinase/phosphatase, whose translation MPFSPQAPIPRKDKISVAYLVKKLRERVNINLEACVSENCAEDHYVVEADLHRPGLALAGYKKLFTYQRIQIIGNTETQFLEHMGKDKQEESFRNITQFDIPVIFLTDSNKLPENLFQIAKEANIPIFSTPLETTRFMYILRDFLEDQFAIQTMVHGSMMDVYGIGILVAGKSGIGKSEVALDLVERGHRLVADDVVMLTKKNNVLMSSATEMSKHFMEIRGLGIVDVMSMFGIRAIRYQKRLEVVLELTLWDETREVERTGLNHDSVNVLGLEIPLIHLPITPGKNITVIAEVIAMNYLLKHYGYDPAKAFQERIKSSIGEKTKGRDMTPKRAIEYFEGDIE comes from the coding sequence ATGCCATTTTCGCCCCAAGCACCAATTCCGCGCAAAGACAAGATTAGCGTGGCTTACCTTGTTAAAAAACTGCGAGAGCGCGTAAATATTAATTTAGAAGCGTGCGTATCTGAAAATTGTGCTGAAGACCATTATGTGGTGGAAGCCGATTTACACCGGCCGGGATTGGCGCTTGCCGGGTATAAAAAGCTTTTTACCTACCAACGAATTCAAATTATCGGGAATACCGAAACCCAGTTTCTGGAGCACATGGGTAAAGACAAGCAGGAAGAGTCGTTCCGGAATATCACGCAGTTTGATATCCCGGTTATCTTTCTCACCGATAGCAATAAGCTGCCCGAGAATTTATTCCAGATTGCCAAGGAAGCCAACATTCCCATCTTCTCCACCCCCCTTGAAACCACCCGTTTTATGTACATTCTGCGGGATTTCCTGGAAGATCAGTTCGCCATTCAAACTATGGTTCACGGTTCAATGATGGATGTATATGGAATCGGGATTTTGGTAGCGGGAAAGTCCGGTATCGGTAAAAGTGAGGTTGCTCTCGACCTGGTTGAACGCGGACACCGCCTGGTAGCTGATGACGTTGTGATGCTTACCAAAAAGAACAACGTGTTGATGTCGTCGGCTACGGAAATGAGTAAACACTTTATGGAAATCAGAGGGCTCGGTATCGTGGATGTAATGTCGATGTTTGGGATTCGCGCTATCCGATACCAAAAACGATTAGAGGTGGTTTTGGAACTGACCCTTTGGGATGAAACCCGCGAGGTAGAACGAACCGGTTTAAATCACGATTCAGTAAATGTATTAGGATTGGAAATTCCCCTCATCCATCTCCCTATCACACCGGGTAAAAACATTACGGTGATAGCAGAAGTAATTGCTATGAATTATTTATTGAAACATTATGGGTACGATCCCGCAAAAGCATTCCAGGAAAGGATTAAGTCGAGCATTGGCGAAAAAACAAAAGGACGGGACATGACTCCTAAAAGAGCTATCGAATACTTTGAAGGAGATATTGAATAA
- the hpf gene encoding ribosome hibernation-promoting factor, HPF/YfiA family, which translates to MKTTFTARHFEASADLQQYCRDSVEKLEQFYDRIVMCDIILQPTPSDENPQQAEIIVKVPRKVLTAKESAGSYEQAVHNAVETVSRQLKKYKEKMHAVN; encoded by the coding sequence ATGAAAACTACATTCACAGCACGCCATTTTGAAGCCAGCGCTGACCTTCAACAATATTGCAGAGACAGTGTGGAGAAACTGGAACAGTTTTATGACCGGATTGTAATGTGCGATATTATTTTGCAACCTACTCCCTCCGATGAAAATCCACAGCAGGCTGAAATTATTGTAAAAGTGCCCCGTAAAGTTTTAACGGCGAAAGAATCGGCCGGCTCCTACGAACAGGCTGTGCATAATGCGGTAGAAACCGTAAGCCGACAGCTGAAGAAGTACAAGGAAAAAATGCACGCTGTCAACTAA
- the xerC gene encoding tyrosine recombinase XerC has product MKALIEKYLKYLSVERNASEHTITSYQNDLSSFLEFTAEVNEQTDEQVDISSITRLNIRLWLGDLSEKGLAKTSIARKVAALRSFFKYCFKRGHIDKNPAHLLVVPKKEQTLPKTATVEDISRMMDSVDTDTISGLQDRAILELFYGTGMRLSELTGLNVTDIDLKQRQVTVHGKGNKQRIIPLGNTVASILKQFIERRPELYGERTDSDAKKALFLAASGQRIYDRAVQSMVENYLKQTSEVTQKSPHVLRHSFATHMLDNGADIRIIKEFLGHANLAATQVYTHTSMERLKNVYEQAHPRAKT; this is encoded by the coding sequence ATGAAAGCATTGATCGAGAAATATCTGAAATACCTGAGTGTAGAACGAAATGCTTCGGAACATACCATTACCTCTTATCAAAATGACCTGAGTTCTTTTCTCGAATTCACAGCAGAAGTAAATGAACAGACAGATGAACAGGTTGATATTTCATCGATCACCCGCTTAAACATCCGTTTATGGCTGGGAGATCTTTCCGAAAAGGGATTGGCAAAAACATCCATTGCCCGCAAGGTTGCCGCACTCCGATCTTTTTTTAAATACTGCTTTAAGCGGGGACACATTGACAAAAACCCCGCCCACCTGCTGGTTGTACCCAAAAAAGAACAGACACTACCCAAAACAGCTACTGTGGAAGACATTTCCCGCATGATGGACAGTGTGGATACCGACACCATAAGCGGACTGCAGGACAGAGCGATCCTCGAGCTTTTTTATGGAACCGGAATGCGGCTGAGTGAGTTGACCGGACTGAATGTTACGGACATTGACTTAAAACAACGGCAAGTTACCGTACACGGTAAGGGCAATAAACAACGGATTATTCCATTGGGTAATACAGTGGCTTCCATCTTAAAGCAATTCATTGAAAGAAGACCGGAATTATACGGAGAACGAACCGATAGCGACGCAAAAAAAGCACTGTTCCTTGCAGCAAGCGGTCAGCGGATTTATGACCGGGCCGTTCAGTCGATGGTAGAAAATTATTTAAAACAGACCAGTGAGGTCACCCAGAAAAGTCCACACGTTTTAAGGCACAGTTTTGCAACCCACATGCTCGACAACGGAGCGGATATAAGAATCATCAAAGAGTTTTTAGGGCATGCCAACTTAGCGGCAACGCAGGTTTACACGCACACAAGCATGGAAAGGCTTAAGAATGTGTATGAGCAGGCCCACCCAAGAGCAAAAACGTAA